From one Leishmania major strain Friedlin complete genome, chromosome 33 genomic stretch:
- a CDS encoding putative dynein intermediate chain — MHKSSSSRTSVQHNKPVKVTSSTSREEVRKRPQDMRAEVEGVIHVLDGGINRTPLPLQQRQSLLGGVPHELQLLSSGGTAGSRPETTQEAGSTVNLMCGELGSSFMHSSFMFTSRRSSMKPDSMTVSTQIQSKGSSEAGDHGSGVGRRTIGGDIRSLDSSLQSLSFACDHRISDRLFSGYDSPSMRRRSIAFAGNAADAPLPRLAQRNTLLEEATYVPPAPLTATEKAAWRKATTTVILTETPTIFLYAHQDEAVSNEHADKVTAVVARNSEYAAVEETYRTDEGTQFHSTGAITMRAPMKSVQTEVHPPARKDSGALQVTPWMLKDAYVAALEAAEDAEEDTQEERQQQAGDAATDAVGGGAGANVEDALHDGDNIDGDGSLDDDNQSSDNGQSTLMSSETVTHTMSSDGGMASSAKVPSGASATTAGVPAGRQWMLAETLLSTLRIMERAVVQNNMEAVQLAYRGIAVETCGQGTGTDAANGAAIPASAVNASTPAAAMRALTAVPGPLPAAISVHPTPLPDVPADGPAATSRAGGDAAATVDGKSAGRVVGTESTQPDAAAKLTPSAAAASIDAPPVRLSEGIRLLWRFGSPQLTHGRGVACMTWNRRESDMLAVGYTARRRLLPQGDAGNRASDSPWDMAYKRAQGQEAHGMVCCWSLKNPLAPELVLYLRGEADVTALAFSFEHPSLLAVGSSTGEIVVYDIQHDVLLPSIAAAIVGATGGQHTGSIWELQWVPKGKEHGEFLTSISADGRVVQWAVGKSIERVPPDLMHLQRQPGMQVEKAFVAGVAEAEAAAAVSAESAVGGKGGKKAPHRKPTQKSGARTATTRSAGDGGAAEETILSRQCGGMCFDICPSDTAVYIVGTEDGSVLQCSKSQTENYDFEYESHAELVYRVRWSPYSAAYFLTCSADWTSRLYKVGTRKAQLRFHSVRQDAVQDVAWSHTNALTFATVTAQGNAEVWTVMDAMHPHANVEYRDHRRLSAVVFAEQETPVLVVGDEEGDVTVFRLDGSLYRRGDVTDDEQEAWLKEAVRKQLT; from the coding sequence ATCGGTGCAACACAACAAGCCCGTCAAGGTGACATCATCGACCTCTCGCGAGGAAGTGCGGAAACGCCCACAAGACATGCgcgccgaggtggagggcgtCATTCACGTGCTCGATGGTGGCATCAACCgaacgccgctgcccctgcagcagcgacagagcCTTCTCGGTGGAGTGCCGCATGAATTGCAGCTGCtaagcagcggcggcaccgctggaAGTCGCCCGGAGACGACTCAGGAGGCCGGCAGCACGGTGAACCTCATGTGCGGTGAGTTGGGCAGCTCTTTCATGCATTCGTCTTTCATGTTCACGagcagacgcagcagcatGAAACCGGACTCAATGACGGTGAGCACCCAAATCCAGAGCAAGGGGAGCAGCGAGGCTGGTgaccacggcagcggcgtcggccgACGCACCATTGGGGGCGACATCCGCAGCCTTGATTCAAGCCTTCAGTCGCTTTCCTTCGCCTGTGACCACCGCATCTCGGATCGCTTGTTTTCCGGGTACGACTCCCCGTCGATGCGCAGGCGCAGTATCGCTTTCGCTGGCAACGCCGCCGATGCACCGCTCCCCAGACTCGCCCAGCGCAACACGCTGCTAGAGGAGGCCACCTACGTCCCCCCTGCGCCGCTGACAGCAACTGAGAAGGCGGCATGGCGCAAGgcaaccaccaccgtcaTCCTCACCGAGACCCCGACCATCTTCCTCTACGCTCATCAGGACGAGGCCGTGTCAAACGAGCACGCCGACAAGGtcaccgccgtcgtggcACGTAACAGCGAGTATGCGGCCGTTGAGGAGACGTACCGCACCGACGAGGGCACGCAGTTCCACAGCACCGGCGCCATCACCATGCGCGCGCCGATGAAGTCGGTGCAGACCGAAGTGCACCCGCCGGCGAGGAAGGACAGCGGGGCTCTGCAGGTAACCCCATGGATGCTGAAGGATGCGtacgtggcggcgctggaggcggcagaggacgccgaggaggatACCCAGGAggagcgacagcagcaggcggGTGACGCAGCTACCGACGCggttggtggcggtgccggcgcgaATGTTGAGGACGCCCTGCATGACGGAGATAacatcgacggcgacggcagcctAGACGACGATAACCAGAGCAGCGACAACGGGCAGTCCACCTTGATGTCGTCGGAAACAGTGACGCATACAATGAGCAGCGATGGGGGCATGGCGAGCAGTGCTAAAGTCCCTTCTGGGGCCTCCGCCACGACTGCTGGTGTGCCGGCGGGCAGGCAGTGGATGCTGGCCGAGACGTTGCTTTCCACGCTGCGCATCATGGAgcgtgcggtggtgcagaacaacatggaggcggtgcagcttGCCTATCGAGGTATCGCAGTGGAGACCTGCGGCCAAGGTACGGGGACGGATGCGGCGAACGGAGCGGCCATTCCCGCTTCTGCCGTCAACGCTTCTACCCCCGCAGCTGCGATGCGGGCGCTAACGGCGGTACCGGGGCCGCTGCCAGCGGCTATCAGCgtgcaccccacccctctgccAGATGTCCCGGCCGACGGCCCCGCCGCGACTTCACGGGCGGGtggagacgcagcagcgacggtggaCGGGAAGTCGGCTGGGCGGGTGGTTGGCACGGAGAGTACACAACCGGATGCTGCGGCGAAGCTCACACcatcggcagccgcggcctccATCGACGCCCCGCCGGTGCGACTCAGCGAGGGGATTCGCCTTCTCTGGCGCTTCGGCTCGCCGCAGCTTACGCACGGTCGCGGTGTGGCGTGCATGACGTGGAACCGGCGTGAGAGCGACATGCTGGCGGTGGGTTATACCGCGCGCCGGCGATTGTTGCCGCAGGGCGACGCCGGCAACAGGGCGAGCGATAGCCCATGGGACATGGCATACAAGCGAGCTCAGGGCCAGGAGGCGCACGGGATGGTGTGCTGCTGGTCACTCAAGAACCCACTGGCTCCGGAGCTCGTCCTGTACCTGCGTGGCGAAGCTGACGTCACGGCCCTCGCCTTTTCCTTTGAGCACCCGAGCCTGCTTgccgtcggcagcagcactggcGAAATTGTCGTCTACGACATCCAGCACGACGTCTTGCTCCCTTCtatcgctgccgccatcgtcggcgCGACCGGCGGCCAGCACACCGGCTCTATCTGGGAGCTGCAGTGGGTGCCGAAGGGAAAGGAGCATGGTGAGTTCCTcacctccatctctgccGACGGCCGCGTCGTGCAATGGGCGGTGGGCAAGTCGATCGAGCGCGTCCCACCGGATCTcatgcacctgcagcgccagccggGGATGCAGGTAGAGAAAGCCTTTGTTGCTGGTGTcgcggaggcagaggcggctgcggcagtgtCGGCCGAGTCCGCGGTGGGCGGCAAAGGCGGTAAGAAGGCGCCGCACCGAAAGCCGACTCAGAAGAGCGGTGCCAGGACCGCGACTACCCGAAGCgccggtgacggcggtgctgcggaggagaCGATCCTGTCTCGGCAATGCGGGGGCATGTGCTTCGATATCTGCCCTTCGGACACGGCGGTGTACATCGTCGGTACCGAGGACGGATCCGTCCTGCAGTGTAGCAAGAGCCAGACGGAGAACTACGACTTCGAGTACGAGTCGCACGCGGAGCTGGTGTACCGCGTTCGGTGGTCGCCCTACAGCGCGGCATACTTCCTCACCTGCTCGGCGGACTGGACGTCGCGTCTGTACAAGGTCGGCACGAGAAAGGCACAGCTGCGCTTTCACAGCGTCCGGCAAGACGCCGTACAGGACGTGGCGTGGTCGCACACAAACGCTCTCACCTTTGCCACGGTGACGGCGCAGGGCAACGCCGAGGTGTGGACGGTCATGGATGCCATGCACCCCCACGCCAATGTCGAGTATCGCGACCATCGCCGTCTCAGCGCTGTCGTTTTCGCAGAGCAGGAGACACCGGTGCTCGTCGTTGGTGACGAGGAGGGAGACGTGACGGTGTTCCGGCTAGACGGCTCATTGTACAGGCGCGGGGACGTCACAGATGACGAGCAGGAGGCGTGGCTGAAAGAGGCGGTCCGGAAGCAGCTTACCTAA